The Bombus terrestris chromosome 16, iyBomTerr1.2, whole genome shotgun sequence genome includes a region encoding these proteins:
- the LOC125386505 gene encoding uncharacterized protein LOC125386505 isoform X4 yields MDLDISYIEPLLDDWLEELQLIIKAQESLIKAEDEFYMPFVAIPISIINAIFKITEYLHLGPDTRYIAIHLYDKFMCSYFWEVYRNADQTESSWSQVCKKVTSQSKLYLMSCLQLANKMDSHFNKYLVSYDV; encoded by the exons ATGGACTTGGATATTTCTTATATTG AACCTTTACTTGATGATTGGCTAGAAGAACTTCAATTAATCATTAAAGCACAAGAAAGTTTGATCAAAGCTGAAGACGAATTTTACATGCCATTTGTAG CTATACCAATTTCAATCATCaatgcaatatttaaaataacagaATATCTCCATTTGGGGCCAGATACTAGATACATTGCTATTCActtatatgataaatttatgtGTAGCTATTTTTGGGAAGTGTATAGAAATGCTGATCAAACAGAAAGTTCTTGGTCTCAAGTTTGTAAAAAAGTGACAAGTCAATCAAAATTATACCTCATGTCTTGTTTGCAATTAGCAAATAAAATGGATTCACATTTCAACAA
- the LOC125386505 gene encoding uncharacterized protein LOC125386505 isoform X3: protein MDLDISYIEPLLDDWLEELQLIIKAQESLIKAEDEFYMPFVAIPISIINAIFKITEYLHLGPDTRYIAIHLYDKFMCSYFWEVYRNADQTESSWSQVCKKVTSQSKLYLMSCLQLANKMDSHFNKLRISYLVSYDV, encoded by the exons ATGGACTTGGATATTTCTTATATTG AACCTTTACTTGATGATTGGCTAGAAGAACTTCAATTAATCATTAAAGCACAAGAAAGTTTGATCAAAGCTGAAGACGAATTTTACATGCCATTTGTAG CTATACCAATTTCAATCATCaatgcaatatttaaaataacagaATATCTCCATTTGGGGCCAGATACTAGATACATTGCTATTCActtatatgataaatttatgtGTAGCTATTTTTGGGAAGTGTATAGAAATGCTGATCAAACAGAAAGTTCTTGGTCTCAAGTTTGTAAAAAAGTGACAAGTCAATCAAAATTATACCTCATGTCTTGTTTGCAATTAGCAAATAAAATGGATTCACATTTCAACAAGTTAAGAATATC